Proteins encoded within one genomic window of Thunnus albacares chromosome 13, fThuAlb1.1, whole genome shotgun sequence:
- the zw10 gene encoding centromere/kinetochore protein zw10 homolog — translation MASFVTEVLASSGKLEKEDLSSKISKMSRKVEDTKEEVCDMLNKRYSDFLPSLQASQELMMQVDDVSKEMDVLKNCIETEVQRDIHVAVTEYAKLKQQLEKNTIIITMLGHLKEFHNAMEESNKALLEKKYVDAANQLERARASVDSLKGWKVSQLPLLSALSSELIVQRENLIYHLGDEWKRLVIWRLPSSKVTPGCALPEPAGPKSFLNVELNLSHACSKDDELKPPALLRCVLQALAIQGDLQHRIKLFCQVLLKNMLKPLVMYPSLSVSVTEQQGEGTVLALQCLEESHEERSSPSQVYSKLLLVLKTLHSHLLDVSIGDKKLSAILGELIWEEMSQCIIHECLLYSIPTNSSQLEKYNTVIKETEEFEKSLKEMEYLQGDSTDLLKYARDVNCHFASKKCKDVIVAARKLMTSKMHNTVKITPDSKLRLPKLPAPGSEVKVKQETRKEEMTMENAKQLSAWSLCLPACRISESVQQLMELALNTLCEAVGSSTQCALQLFFTVRNIFQLFYDVVPTYHKENLLKFPHLAAIQHNNCMYLAHHLLTLGHHFRAHLPQPLGEGIATFVDMVPGFRKLGAQCFLAQLNVQRGELLERLSTAHNFCNLDDEDNYIAASKAVRQVIHQLKQLGTVWQDVLPVSIYCKAMGNLLNTAIAEIIAKIMMLEDISSEDGEHLHTLCQNVIEEGPLVFIPLAEENKNKKYQEEVPLYVKKWSTFKELVIVLRANLQEIVDRWADGKGPLALEFSSSEVKSLIRALFQNTERRAVALTKIK, via the exons ATGGCATCGTTTGTGACCGAAGTGCTCGCCAGCTCTGGCAAACTGGAGAAAGAAGACCTGTCCAGTAAAATCAGCAAAATGTCGCGGAAGGTGGAGGATACGAAG GAAGAAGTATGTGACATGCTAAACAAGAGGTATAGTGACTTCCTACCTAGTCTTCAAGCGTCTCAGGAGCTAATGATGCAGGTGGATGATGTCTCCAAAGAAATGGATGTCCTTAAAAATTGCATTGAGACTGAG GTGCAGCGGGATATCCACGTGGCTGTGACGGAGTACGCAAAGCTGAAACAGCAGCTAGAGAAAAATACTATCATCATAACAATGCTTGGACACCTAAAAGAG TTTCACAATGCCATGGAGGAGTCCAACAAAGCCTTACTGGAGAAGAAGTATGTTGATGCAGCCAACCAGCTGGAGAGG GCCAGGGCCAGTGTGGATTCACTGAAGGGCTGGAAGGTTTCCCAGCTGCCACTGCTCagtgctctcagctctgagttGATTGTGCAGAGAGAAAACTTAATTTACCATCTGGGAGACGAATGGAAGCGCCTCGTCATCTGGAGATTACCGTCCTCAAAGG TGACTCCTGGATGTGCGCTACCAGAGCCTGCAGGTCCGAAGTCCTTCTTAAATGTGGAGCTTAACCTGAGTCATGCTTGCAGTAAGGACGACGAACTGAAACCTCCTGCTCTGCTGCGCTGCGTCCTGCAAGCTCTGGCCATCCAGGGAGACCTTCAGCACAGGATCAAACTGTTCT GTCAGGTGCTGTTGAAGAACATGTTGAAGCCGTTGGTGATGTACCCGTCGCTGTCGGTGAGCGTGACAGAGCAGCAGGGTGAGGGAACCGTCCTGGCCTTACAGTGTTTGGAGGAGAGCCACGAGGAGCGATCCTCTCCTTCACAGGTCTACAGCAAACTGCTCCTGGTGCTCAAGACACTGCACTCACACCTGCTAG ATGTGTCCATCGGTGATAAAAAGCTCTCGGCTATCTTGGGGGAGCTGATCTGGGAGGAAATGTCGCAGTGCATCATCCACGAGTGTCTGCTCTACTCCATCCCCACCAACAGCAGCCAGCTGGAGAAATACAACACT GTGATCAAGGAAACGGAGGAGTTTGAGAAGTCTCTGAAGGAGATGGAGTACCTGCAGGGCGATTCTACAGACCTGCTTAAATATGCCAGAGATGTCAACTGTCATTTTGCCAGCAAGAAGTGCAAAGACGTCATCGTGGCAGCCCGCAAACTCATGACCTCCAAGATGCACAACACTGTCAAA ATCACACCAGACTCCAAGCTGCGTCTTCCCAAGCTGCCTGCTCCAGGTTCAGAGGTGAAGGTGAAGCAGGAGACCAGAAAGGAGGAGATGACAATGGAGAACGCGAAGCAGCTGTCTGCGTGGAGTCTGTGTCTGCCAGCCTGTCGCATCAGTGAGTCAGTGCAGCAGCTGATGGAGCTCGCGCTCAACACGCTGTGTGAGGCCGTTGGAAGCTCTACACAATG TGCGTTACAGCTCTTCTTCACTGTGAGAAACATTTTCCAGCTCTTCTATGATGTTGTACCAACATACCACAA GGAGAACCTGCTCAAGTTTCCTCACCTGGCTGCCATCCAGCACAACAACTGCATGTACCTGGCCCACCACCTTCTCACCCTGGGCCACCATTTCAGAGCCCACCTGCCGCAGCCCCTCGGCGAGGGCATCGCAACGTTTGTTGACATGGTGCCCGGATTCAGGAAACTGG GTGCCCAGTGCTTCTTAGCACAGCTGAACGTCCAGAGAGGTGAACTGTTGGAGAGACTTTCCACCGCTCACAACTTCTGTAACCTGGATGATGAAGACAACTACATAGCAGCCAGCAAGGcagtgagacag GTCATCCATCAGTTGAAGCAGCTGGGCACAGTGTGGCAGGATGTCCTACCAGTCAGCATCTATTGTAAAGCCATGGGCAACCTCCTCAACACGGCCATCGCAGAAATCATCGCCAAAATCATGATGCTGgag GATATTTCCTCTGAGGACGGTGAGCACCTCCACACACTGTGCCAAAACGTCATTGAAGAAGGCCCGCTGGTCTTCATCCCTCTGGCTGAagagaacaagaacaagaaataTCAGGAGGAAGTTCCCCTCTATGTGAAGAAGTGGAGTACCTTCAAGGAGCTGGTCATCGTGCTGCGGGCGAACCTCCAGGAGATTGTTGACAG GTGGGCTGACGGTAAAGGTCCGCTGGCGTTGGAGTTCTCCAGCTCGGAGGTGAAGAGTCTGATCCGAGCCCTGTTTCagaacacagagaggagagctgtAGCGCTGACCAAAATCAAATAG
- the mks1 gene encoding Meckel syndrome type 1 protein isoform X1, with product MAERWNTDTGEAVYRSRDAVKNLRIKVRIERVTSTAALSQHLQQQVLSQQDRGAIELETLSSQSHTGDNDEELVVGWQEKLFSQYEMELFQNEAVCQSPLDRQYHTEVTALGRAKGRRNRRIFTYTDHDRYTNCLPFHQLQHCTDLLTTTKSSPTFLAERMASVRHRRQDRRTIDSSIPKSKIVNFEPTEEFVKSSHVVNNAMQTMHIMGDLGPTGRLGQQENEYLLLTIKTDGSGVVIVKPDFNNGKEPYRIVTDGEKREVWRLTVENVSTAMKSEEKEREQNMYKDLYVRHKEYLNSLVGQDFEMPPAGILRYLMNGEIVSAQGFEYDNLYIHFFMELPNNWSSLPFQSLSGVTQTCRTKTLGKDNVAFFSYPFSFEAFYMSEKESEESIPQWPVLYFKVLSLDTWQRYRTEGYGYLLFPAMTGKHTMTCHTWRPVQTGTVSALRRFFIGGSPELEDHSYVRIPGTFKGERLSRFGFCTETTGSVTFNLHCIQQARAFVDAAMLKKRRQKVFDQLGGFSQQGAVCSILEAFQRARRKMQEARESLPRDIINTTSQLQIESSA from the exons ATGGCAGAAAGGTGGAATACAGATACCGGAGAAGCTGTGTACCGGTCCCGGGATGCTGTCAAAAACCTGAGAATAAA GGTGCGTATAGAGAGGGTGACCTCCACAGCAGCCCTCTCTCAGCACCTCCAGCAGCAAGTTCTGTCCCAGCAAGACAGAGGAGCCATTGAACTGGAGACCCTCAGCTCACAAAGCCACACAG GTGATAATGACGAGGAACTAGTGGTTGGCTGGCAGGAGAAACTTTTCAGCCAG TATGAGATGGAGCTGTTCCAGAACGAGGCGGTATGTCAGAGCCCTCTGGACCGGCAGTACCACACAGAAGTCACGGCCCTGGGCAGGGCTAAGGGCCGACGAAACCGCAGGATTTTCACATACACTGATCATGACCGCTACACCAACTGTCTTCCATTCCACCAACTG CAGCATTGCACTGATTTATTGACCACAACCAAATCCAGCCCCACCTTCCTGGCTGAAAGGATGGCCAGTGTGAGACACAGACGACAGGACAGACGCACCAT AGATAGTAGTATCCCAAAATCAAAGATCGTCAACTTTGAGCCCACAGAGGAGTTTGTGAAGAGCAGTCATGTGGTGAACAATGCCATGCAGACCATGCATATCATGGGAGACCTGGGGCCCACTGGAAG GTTGGGCCAGCAAGAGAATGAATATTTACTGTTGACTATAAAAACAGATGGCAGTGGAGTGGTCATTGTAAAACCTGACTTCAACAATGGCAAAGAGCCCTACAG GATTGTAACAGACGGGGAGAAGAGAGAAGTTTGGCGTCTTACTGTTGAGAATGTATCCACAGCCATGAAAtcagaggaaaaggaaagagaacaGAACATGTACAAAGAT CTGTACGTCAGACACAAGGAGTACCTCAATAGCCTCGTTGGACAGGACTTTGAAATG CCTCCTGCAGGTATTCTGCGTTACCTGATGAATGGAGAGATAG TCTCAGCCCAAGGCTTTGAATATGATAACTTATACATCCACTTCTTCATGGAACTGCCCAACA ACTGGTCCAGCCTGCCGTTTCAGTCACTCTCAGGGGTTACCCAGACCTGTCGGACCAAAACATTGGGGAAG GACAACGTGGCTTTCTTCAGTTACCCCTTCAGCTTTGAAGCTTTCTACATgagtgaaaaagaaagtgagG AATCAATTCCCCAGTGGCCTGTGCTCTACTTCAAGGTTCTTTCTCTGGACACCTGGCAGCGATATCGAACTGAAGGCTATGGATATCTGCTCTTTCCTGCCATGACTG gtaaACACACAATGACGTGTCATACATGGAGACCCGTTCAGACGGGGACAGTTTCTGCTCTGAGACGCTTCTTTATCGGAGGTTCTCCAGAGCTTGAAGACCATAGCTACGTCAGAATACCAGGGACCTTCAAG GGAGAGAGGCTGAGTCGCTTTGGTTTTTGCACTGAAACCACAGGAAGCGTCACCTTTAACCTGCACTGCATCCAGCAAGCCAG GGCCTTTGTTGATGCCGCCATGttgaagaagaggaggcagaaAGTTTTTGATCAACTTGGAGGATTTAGTCAGCAAGGAGCTGTCTGCAGCATCCTGG AGGCCTTCCAGAGGGCCAGAAGAAAAATGCAAGAGGCCCGAGAAAGTCTTCCCAGAGACATCATCAACACCACCTCCCAACTCCAAATCGAATCCTCTGCATAA
- the mks1 gene encoding Meckel syndrome type 1 protein isoform X2, giving the protein MAERWNTDTGEAVYRSRDAVKNLRIKVRIERVTSTAALSQHLQQQVLSQQDRGAIELETLSSQSHTGDNDEELVVGWQEKLFSQYEMELFQNEAVCQSPLDRQYHTEVTALGRAKGRRNRRIFTYTDHDRYTNCLPFHQLHCTDLLTTTKSSPTFLAERMASVRHRRQDRRTIDSSIPKSKIVNFEPTEEFVKSSHVVNNAMQTMHIMGDLGPTGRLGQQENEYLLLTIKTDGSGVVIVKPDFNNGKEPYRIVTDGEKREVWRLTVENVSTAMKSEEKEREQNMYKDLYVRHKEYLNSLVGQDFEMPPAGILRYLMNGEIVSAQGFEYDNLYIHFFMELPNNWSSLPFQSLSGVTQTCRTKTLGKDNVAFFSYPFSFEAFYMSEKESEESIPQWPVLYFKVLSLDTWQRYRTEGYGYLLFPAMTGKHTMTCHTWRPVQTGTVSALRRFFIGGSPELEDHSYVRIPGTFKGERLSRFGFCTETTGSVTFNLHCIQQARAFVDAAMLKKRRQKVFDQLGGFSQQGAVCSILEAFQRARRKMQEARESLPRDIINTTSQLQIESSA; this is encoded by the exons ATGGCAGAAAGGTGGAATACAGATACCGGAGAAGCTGTGTACCGGTCCCGGGATGCTGTCAAAAACCTGAGAATAAA GGTGCGTATAGAGAGGGTGACCTCCACAGCAGCCCTCTCTCAGCACCTCCAGCAGCAAGTTCTGTCCCAGCAAGACAGAGGAGCCATTGAACTGGAGACCCTCAGCTCACAAAGCCACACAG GTGATAATGACGAGGAACTAGTGGTTGGCTGGCAGGAGAAACTTTTCAGCCAG TATGAGATGGAGCTGTTCCAGAACGAGGCGGTATGTCAGAGCCCTCTGGACCGGCAGTACCACACAGAAGTCACGGCCCTGGGCAGGGCTAAGGGCCGACGAAACCGCAGGATTTTCACATACACTGATCATGACCGCTACACCAACTGTCTTCCATTCCACCAACTG CATTGCACTGATTTATTGACCACAACCAAATCCAGCCCCACCTTCCTGGCTGAAAGGATGGCCAGTGTGAGACACAGACGACAGGACAGACGCACCAT AGATAGTAGTATCCCAAAATCAAAGATCGTCAACTTTGAGCCCACAGAGGAGTTTGTGAAGAGCAGTCATGTGGTGAACAATGCCATGCAGACCATGCATATCATGGGAGACCTGGGGCCCACTGGAAG GTTGGGCCAGCAAGAGAATGAATATTTACTGTTGACTATAAAAACAGATGGCAGTGGAGTGGTCATTGTAAAACCTGACTTCAACAATGGCAAAGAGCCCTACAG GATTGTAACAGACGGGGAGAAGAGAGAAGTTTGGCGTCTTACTGTTGAGAATGTATCCACAGCCATGAAAtcagaggaaaaggaaagagaacaGAACATGTACAAAGAT CTGTACGTCAGACACAAGGAGTACCTCAATAGCCTCGTTGGACAGGACTTTGAAATG CCTCCTGCAGGTATTCTGCGTTACCTGATGAATGGAGAGATAG TCTCAGCCCAAGGCTTTGAATATGATAACTTATACATCCACTTCTTCATGGAACTGCCCAACA ACTGGTCCAGCCTGCCGTTTCAGTCACTCTCAGGGGTTACCCAGACCTGTCGGACCAAAACATTGGGGAAG GACAACGTGGCTTTCTTCAGTTACCCCTTCAGCTTTGAAGCTTTCTACATgagtgaaaaagaaagtgagG AATCAATTCCCCAGTGGCCTGTGCTCTACTTCAAGGTTCTTTCTCTGGACACCTGGCAGCGATATCGAACTGAAGGCTATGGATATCTGCTCTTTCCTGCCATGACTG gtaaACACACAATGACGTGTCATACATGGAGACCCGTTCAGACGGGGACAGTTTCTGCTCTGAGACGCTTCTTTATCGGAGGTTCTCCAGAGCTTGAAGACCATAGCTACGTCAGAATACCAGGGACCTTCAAG GGAGAGAGGCTGAGTCGCTTTGGTTTTTGCACTGAAACCACAGGAAGCGTCACCTTTAACCTGCACTGCATCCAGCAAGCCAG GGCCTTTGTTGATGCCGCCATGttgaagaagaggaggcagaaAGTTTTTGATCAACTTGGAGGATTTAGTCAGCAAGGAGCTGTCTGCAGCATCCTGG AGGCCTTCCAGAGGGCCAGAAGAAAAATGCAAGAGGCCCGAGAAAGTCTTCCCAGAGACATCATCAACACCACCTCCCAACTCCAAATCGAATCCTCTGCATAA